A genomic window from Motacilla alba alba isolate MOTALB_02 chromosome 2, Motacilla_alba_V1.0_pri, whole genome shotgun sequence includes:
- the LOC119697035 gene encoding translation initiation factor IF-2-like, whose product MSGACGRLGAQRLGRAPAGGAGLRAPLPAPGAAAAPCAGPSAPVPGGGGGAASRRARPALWAGRCRAQPAASCGGGTAASGLPCRRGRPGLCPLGAGAASGIAAIPGGAPSPPLRERRKPCPVPAAASRRWCPGQGSTRLGKFRAASREGGRREEEG is encoded by the coding sequence ATGAGCGGTGCCTGTGGCCGCCTCGGGGCTCAGCGCCTCGGGCGGGCTCCGGCGGGCGGCGCGGGACTGCGAGCGCCGCTTCccgcgccgggagccgccgccgccccgtGTGCGGGTCCCTCGGCGCCGGTCCCGGGCGGAGGAGGGGGCGCCGCCTCTCGCCGTGCCCGCCCGGCGCTGTGGGCGGGAAGGTGTCGGGCCCAGCCTGCGGCTTCCTGTGGCGGCGGGACGGCGGCCTCGGGCCTCCCGTGCCGCCGGGGCCGGCCGGGCCTTTGTCCGCTCGGGGCCGGCGCTGCCAGCGGGATAGCGGCTATCCCGGGCGGCGCCCCGAGCCCTCCGCTCCGAGAGAGACGGAAGCCGTGCCCTgtgcccgccgccgcctcccgccggtggtgcccggggcagggcagcactCGGCTGGGAAAGTTTCGGGCGGCTTCCCGGGAGGGCGGGCGGCGGGAGGAGGAAG